One part of the Granulicella arctica genome encodes these proteins:
- a CDS encoding complex I subunit 4 family protein, with the protein MLAWTIYISFFGALTLLLLPKGSTAVARILALLTATAGFEIALTAFLQHRTGELQTITRVPWIPSLGIEYHLAADGISLCLILLTGIIAITGILFSWNIVTRTKEFFSFYLLLIGSVYGVFLSYDLFLLFVFYEIVIIPKYFLIAIWGSTRREYGAMKLALYSFIGSAMVLIGVIAAYVEAGAKTMSVNDLAGFPFPLHFQMWAFPLVFVGFAILAGLWPFHTWAPTGHVAAPTAASMLLAGVVMKLGAYGCLRVAMTLFPLGLGPWGFHVLGLASWRDVFSLLAVIGIVYGAMVALVQKDFKFVIGYSSVSHMGFILLGLMTLNQIGISGAVIQMFSHGILAGLLFAIVGRMVYDRTHTRELTALGPMNLNKVIPFSAATFVLAGMASMGLPGFSGFVAELMILIGAWHAFPILAVCVGVGIVIGVVYIWRAMQKAFFAEPDDASTQSSLFPISFPERLGALILIGTSIAIGLYPQILLKVITPALNSPMFEGLRKGGW; encoded by the coding sequence ATGCTCGCGTGGACGATCTACATATCATTTTTCGGAGCATTGACTCTGCTCCTGCTGCCGAAGGGTAGCACCGCCGTCGCGCGCATCCTCGCGCTGCTGACAGCAACCGCTGGTTTCGAGATCGCACTCACAGCATTCCTGCAACACAGAACGGGTGAGCTACAGACAATCACGCGCGTTCCATGGATACCCTCTCTCGGCATCGAATATCACCTCGCCGCTGACGGAATCAGCCTGTGCCTGATCCTTCTGACAGGAATCATCGCGATCACCGGTATTCTTTTTTCCTGGAATATCGTGACCCGCACAAAAGAATTCTTTTCGTTCTACCTGTTACTCATCGGCTCCGTATACGGCGTCTTCCTTAGCTACGATCTCTTTCTTCTCTTCGTGTTCTATGAGATCGTGATCATTCCCAAGTATTTTCTAATTGCCATTTGGGGTTCCACGCGTCGCGAATATGGCGCGATGAAGCTAGCGCTCTACTCTTTTATCGGTAGCGCAATGGTCCTTATTGGAGTCATCGCAGCCTATGTCGAGGCCGGAGCAAAGACCATGTCTGTCAATGATCTTGCCGGCTTCCCCTTTCCGCTCCACTTTCAGATGTGGGCTTTCCCACTAGTCTTCGTTGGCTTTGCAATCCTTGCTGGTCTGTGGCCCTTTCACACCTGGGCCCCTACGGGTCACGTCGCTGCACCCACGGCGGCTTCGATGCTCCTCGCCGGCGTGGTGATGAAGCTCGGAGCGTATGGCTGTCTCCGCGTGGCCATGACGCTGTTCCCGCTTGGCCTCGGTCCTTGGGGCTTCCATGTGCTCGGCCTCGCCTCGTGGCGCGATGTCTTCTCGCTTCTCGCAGTCATCGGAATCGTGTACGGTGCAATGGTCGCGCTGGTGCAGAAAGACTTCAAATTCGTCATCGGCTATTCTAGCGTCAGTCACATGGGCTTCATCCTGCTCGGCCTGATGACCTTGAATCAGATCGGCATCTCCGGTGCCGTGATACAGATGTTCTCTCATGGAATTCTTGCAGGTCTGCTATTCGCCATCGTTGGACGCATGGTCTATGACCGCACGCACACCCGTGAGCTCACAGCCCTCGGTCCGATGAATCTCAACAAGGTCATTCCCTTTTCCGCAGCCACCTTTGTGCTGGCTGGCATGGCCAGCATGGGTCTGCCGGGTTTTAGCGGGTTTGTTGCAGAGCTGATGATCCTTATCGGCGCGTGGCATGCGTTTCCTATTCTTGCAGTCTGCGTAGGCGTCGGTATCGTGATTGGCGTCGTATATATCTGGCGCGCTATGCAAAAGGCATTCTTTGCCGAACCCGACGACGCATCGACCCAATCGTCGCTGTTCCCTATCTCATTTCCAGAGCGCCTGGGAGCACTGATTTTGATCGGGACCAGCATAGCGATCGGACTCTATCCTCAGATACTTCTGAAGGTTATTACTCCAGCATTGAATTCTCCAATGTTTGAAGGCCTACGCAAAGGCGGCTGGTAA
- a CDS encoding NADH-quinone oxidoreductase subunit M: MIVYPWITTLTAIPVVGALLLLVIGERNKNLVRWLAIVFSFAALLLTLILWRHFDSASGSLQFQERYHWIPALSIEYHVGIDGLGLLMLLLSSIVVPIAIAASWKIQERVSLYFALVLLLQTCLFGTFTALNFVHWFTFWELSLIPAFFLIKLWGGPRRTSAATQFLVYTMVGSIAMLLAFLAIFLATKKFDFIELAQLAQSGQLMPAVIATLGWHHFIPQHVALMIFAGVFLGFAIKVPLIPFHTWLPSAYSEAPTGTTILLTGAMSKMGLYGFLRILFPIFGAQMQAVLTPLLWLAVATVVLSAYAALAQKDLKRIFAYSSINHLGYCLLGIFAVAKFTGGDMALTPEKYAAMNGVFLQMFNHGLTAATLFWFIAMLEQRSGGLRSLGDFGGLRKVAPVFTGLMGIALFSSLGLPGLNGFIGEFLIFKGSFPLVTWATALSVIGLMVTAIVILGIIQRVFSEPLNEKWLTFPDLTIGEWIVLVPAIGLMFLLGIYPQLILAFVNNTVIQMVQQLTF, from the coding sequence GTGATCGTATATCCATGGATCACCACCCTCACCGCTATACCAGTCGTAGGAGCACTACTCCTACTTGTCATCGGCGAACGAAATAAAAACCTTGTGCGCTGGCTCGCCATAGTCTTCAGCTTCGCTGCACTGCTCCTGACCTTGATCCTATGGCGTCATTTTGATTCCGCCTCGGGCTCACTTCAATTTCAGGAGCGCTACCACTGGATACCTGCTCTAAGCATCGAGTATCACGTAGGCATCGATGGCCTCGGGCTCCTCATGCTTCTGCTCTCTTCCATCGTCGTGCCCATTGCAATAGCCGCATCATGGAAGATCCAGGAGAGAGTATCACTCTATTTCGCTCTCGTGCTTCTCCTGCAAACCTGCCTCTTCGGCACCTTCACCGCCTTGAACTTCGTCCATTGGTTCACGTTCTGGGAACTAAGCCTGATACCAGCCTTCTTTCTCATCAAGCTATGGGGTGGCCCGCGACGCACCTCGGCGGCCACACAATTTCTCGTCTACACGATGGTTGGTAGCATTGCCATGTTGTTGGCATTTCTCGCCATTTTTCTGGCGACGAAAAAATTTGACTTCATCGAACTCGCTCAATTAGCGCAAAGCGGGCAGCTTATGCCCGCGGTTATCGCGACGCTCGGCTGGCACCACTTCATCCCGCAGCACGTAGCATTGATGATCTTTGCTGGTGTCTTCCTCGGCTTCGCCATAAAGGTACCGCTGATCCCCTTCCACACATGGCTCCCATCTGCCTACTCCGAGGCGCCGACAGGCACCACAATCCTGCTGACCGGTGCAATGTCGAAGATGGGTCTCTACGGCTTTCTGCGTATTCTGTTTCCCATCTTCGGTGCGCAGATGCAGGCAGTATTGACACCGCTCCTATGGCTCGCTGTAGCTACGGTCGTTCTCTCGGCCTATGCCGCGCTCGCGCAAAAAGATCTGAAGCGCATCTTTGCCTATTCCTCCATCAACCATCTCGGCTACTGCCTGCTGGGAATCTTTGCAGTAGCAAAGTTCACCGGTGGAGACATGGCCCTGACCCCAGAGAAGTACGCCGCAATGAACGGTGTTTTTTTGCAGATGTTCAATCACGGCCTGACCGCTGCAACTCTCTTCTGGTTCATCGCCATGCTGGAGCAAAGAAGCGGAGGCCTACGCAGTCTCGGCGACTTTGGCGGCTTGCGCAAAGTAGCTCCTGTGTTTACCGGACTCATGGGCATTGCACTCTTCTCGTCATTGGGTCTTCCGGGTCTCAATGGATTCATCGGAGAGTTCTTGATCTTCAAGGGCTCTTTCCCTCTCGTCACCTGGGCTACGGCTCTCTCCGTGATTGGCCTGATGGTGACAGCAATCGTAATTTTAGGGATCATCCAGCGTGTCTTCTCTGAACCTCTCAATGAAAAATGGCTAACTTTTCCCGATCTCACAATAGGCGAATGGATAGTTTTAGTACCTGCTATCGGATTGATGTTTTTACTAGGCATCTATCCGCAATTAATACTCGCATTCGTGAATAACACGGTGATACAGATGGTTCAACAACTAACGTTTTAG
- the nuoK gene encoding NADH-quinone oxidoreductase subunit NuoK, translated as MNSLTGYLLLSALLFSIGLAGALTRRNAILVLIGIELMLNAANLNFIAFWRYGPNPSALTGIMFAIFSISVAAAEAAVGLGIILAVYRHAKTTDLDQMNSMKG; from the coding sequence ATGAACTCGCTGACTGGCTATCTGCTCCTGTCCGCTCTTCTTTTCTCCATCGGCCTCGCAGGCGCATTGACGCGGCGCAACGCCATTCTTGTTCTCATCGGCATTGAACTGATGCTCAATGCAGCGAACCTGAACTTCATTGCCTTCTGGCGCTATGGTCCGAATCCCTCAGCTCTAACCGGAATCATGTTTGCGATTTTTTCCATTAGTGTCGCCGCAGCAGAGGCCGCCGTAGGACTAGGCATTATCCTCGCCGTCTATCGGCACGCAAAAACCACCGATTTAGATCAGATGAATTCCATGAAGGGCTGA
- a CDS encoding NADH-quinone oxidoreductase subunit J family protein: MTASFLILAALTIAGTAAAMSLRNLIHCVLALTLGFLGLAMLYLQLGAQFVGFTQILVYIGAVAILAVFAIMMTQSAGPHAQPALSSFWITGCLVAGTVFVVLAWAICSGSASAPTPPQPGVSVNQIGDALMHQFALPLEIMGLLLTAALIGAVILAMPEKKGEQ; encoded by the coding sequence ATGACCGCATCCTTCCTTATCCTTGCCGCACTCACGATCGCTGGAACAGCGGCTGCAATGAGCCTGCGCAACTTGATCCATTGCGTCCTCGCCTTGACGCTCGGCTTCCTCGGTCTGGCTATGCTCTATCTTCAGCTTGGCGCGCAATTCGTGGGCTTCACACAAATTCTCGTATACATTGGAGCCGTAGCGATCCTTGCCGTCTTCGCCATCATGATGACGCAAAGCGCTGGTCCGCACGCACAACCGGCACTCTCTTCCTTCTGGATAACGGGCTGCCTTGTAGCCGGCACCGTCTTCGTGGTTCTGGCATGGGCAATCTGCTCCGGATCAGCTTCAGCTCCAACACCGCCACAACCAGGCGTCTCGGTCAATCAGATCGGTGACGCGTTGATGCACCAGTTCGCCTTGCCCCTGGAGATCATGGGCCTTCTCTTGACCGCCGCACTCATCGGCGCGGTGATACTTGCGATGCCGGAAAAGAAAGGAGAGCAATGA
- the nuoL gene encoding NADH-quinone oxidoreductase subunit L, with amino-acid sequence MTWIVQNLWLVPVLPITAAGIIALTKQRHRVFAASLAIGSMAISFLLSLCAFAHALSTSQGEAAKQVFNFGWFQFGSEWLKLGWILDPLTAVMLLMVTFVGLLIFVYSVGYMAHDENFTRFFCFLALFAGAMLGVIIANSLLLLFMCWEIVGLTSYLLIGFWYANPKAAAAAKKAFLVTRIGDLGFFLGMAWLYAQTGTLLFYDGGSGCLEHSALTTLVTQTTIFGITASTGIALLIFCGAAGKSGQVPLHVWLPDAMEGPTPVSALIHAATMVAAGVFLIARIYPLMSAHVASLPLLTPTLALQVITWVGAITALFGALVAVAQYDIKRILAYSTVSQLGYMMMGLGVGGVSVGMFHLITHAFFKSLLFLGAGSVIHGCSGEQDIRRMGGLRKFMPITFATYAVGMLALCGFPLFFSGFWSKDEILHAAFVWSISRMPFYMGAFGALLTAFYMTRQLCYVFAGVSRQAAISHTFLSSDTHGHNATPHESPAVMTTPLLILAAFAILLGLIGAPAWPWFQSFLEGEHATLNFAAFSNAGILPLMAASSFLVFLGLGLGWWLYGRKPIATAEQPDALGKIQPHLFSILSHAFYVDELYSATILRLNAPCSLACDWFDRWVWNGAVQIISYLVLALAWLDNFFDTYVVNASFDESCQTVSRSGQILSRLQGGRIQSYLQMIGLALIVLVVLLLWGTKA; translated from the coding sequence ATGACCTGGATCGTCCAAAATCTGTGGCTGGTGCCCGTACTGCCGATTACGGCAGCGGGGATCATCGCTCTTACCAAGCAGCGCCACCGGGTGTTCGCAGCTTCGCTCGCTATCGGCTCCATGGCAATCTCGTTTCTCCTGTCACTCTGTGCCTTTGCGCACGCACTGTCGACCAGTCAGGGAGAAGCAGCCAAGCAGGTCTTTAACTTCGGCTGGTTTCAATTTGGCAGCGAATGGCTGAAACTCGGCTGGATACTCGACCCTCTCACCGCAGTAATGTTGTTGATGGTCACCTTCGTCGGATTGCTGATCTTCGTCTACAGCGTCGGCTACATGGCGCACGACGAGAACTTCACGCGTTTCTTCTGCTTCCTCGCGCTCTTCGCTGGGGCCATGCTTGGCGTCATCATCGCAAACAGCCTGCTCCTGCTCTTCATGTGCTGGGAGATCGTCGGCCTGACATCGTATCTTCTGATCGGCTTTTGGTATGCCAATCCAAAAGCTGCTGCGGCAGCAAAAAAAGCCTTCCTCGTCACACGCATCGGCGATCTTGGATTCTTCCTCGGGATGGCGTGGCTGTATGCGCAAACCGGCACCCTGCTCTTCTACGACGGCGGCTCAGGCTGCCTCGAACACTCCGCACTCACCACTCTCGTAACCCAAACAACCATCTTCGGAATCACAGCCTCCACGGGTATCGCGTTGCTCATCTTCTGTGGAGCCGCCGGGAAATCCGGTCAGGTTCCCCTGCATGTCTGGTTGCCGGACGCGATGGAAGGACCAACGCCCGTCAGCGCACTCATCCACGCTGCAACGATGGTTGCAGCCGGAGTCTTTCTCATCGCACGTATCTATCCGCTGATGAGCGCACATGTGGCATCGCTTCCGCTGCTCACACCGACTCTGGCGCTGCAAGTCATCACGTGGGTGGGTGCGATCACCGCTCTCTTCGGAGCCCTGGTCGCAGTCGCTCAATACGACATCAAGCGAATTCTCGCCTACTCCACCGTCTCGCAGCTTGGCTACATGATGATGGGCCTCGGCGTCGGCGGCGTGTCCGTCGGCATGTTCCATCTCATCACCCACGCCTTCTTCAAATCCCTGTTGTTCCTCGGCGCAGGCTCGGTCATTCATGGTTGCTCCGGCGAGCAGGATATCCGCCGCATGGGTGGTCTCCGCAAATTCATGCCAATCACCTTCGCGACGTACGCCGTCGGAATGCTCGCGTTATGTGGATTCCCACTCTTCTTCTCCGGCTTCTGGAGCAAGGACGAGATATTACATGCAGCCTTTGTATGGAGCATCTCCCGCATGCCGTTCTACATGGGTGCGTTCGGTGCATTGCTAACTGCCTTTTATATGACGCGACAACTCTGCTACGTATTTGCCGGAGTATCGCGTCAAGCAGCAATCAGTCATACCTTCCTTTCGTCAGACACCCACGGCCATAACGCAACACCACACGAAAGCCCCGCCGTCATGACGACACCACTGCTGATCCTTGCCGCCTTCGCCATACTGCTTGGACTGATCGGCGCGCCCGCATGGCCGTGGTTCCAATCTTTTCTCGAAGGCGAACACGCGACGCTGAACTTCGCTGCTTTCTCTAACGCTGGCATTCTCCCGCTCATGGCAGCATCATCGTTTCTCGTCTTTCTTGGTCTGGGCCTGGGCTGGTGGCTCTATGGCCGCAAGCCAATTGCAACCGCTGAGCAGCCGGACGCGCTGGGGAAGATCCAACCCCACCTCTTCTCCATCCTGAGCCATGCTTTTTATGTAGACGAACTGTACAGCGCAACAATTCTCCGGCTAAACGCCCCGTGCTCCCTCGCCTGCGATTGGTTCGACCGATGGGTCTGGAATGGTGCCGTACAAATCATCTCCTATCTCGTCCTCGCTCTTGCATGGCTCGATAACTTTTTTGATACGTATGTTGTGAACGCCAGCTTCGACGAGAGCTGTCAGACAGTCTCTCGTAGCGGTCAAATCCTCTCGCGACTGCAAGGTGGTCGCATTCAGAGCTATCTCCAGATGATCGGCCTCGCGCTCATCGTACTTGTGGTTCTCCTACTCTGGGGGACCAAGGCGTGA
- a CDS encoding NADH-quinone oxidoreductase subunit A, giving the protein MRTDPYLPILVLLLGALGFAVAPLALAWIWAKKFSPPKPGRDKNAVYECGLEASGDAWVQFKPGYYLYAIIFLVFDVEVVFLLPFATAFNGFGVGECIAMLAFLLLLIEGLAWAYQKNVLTWT; this is encoded by the coding sequence ATGAGAACCGATCCCTATCTACCGATTCTCGTCCTGCTGCTAGGGGCCCTCGGCTTTGCCGTTGCCCCTCTTGCACTGGCATGGATTTGGGCAAAGAAGTTCTCACCTCCCAAGCCCGGCCGCGACAAAAATGCGGTTTACGAATGTGGTTTGGAGGCATCAGGCGATGCCTGGGTTCAATTCAAACCGGGCTATTACCTATATGCCATCATCTTTCTGGTCTTCGATGTAGAAGTAGTCTTTTTGCTGCCGTTTGCGACGGCGTTTAACGGATTCGGCGTAGGCGAATGCATCGCCATGCTGGCCTTTTTGCTTCTGCTCATCGAAGGGCTGGCTTGGGCCTATCAAAAGAATGTACTGACCTGGACATAG
- a CDS encoding 4Fe-4S dicluster domain-containing protein: MLGAGILKGLAETARNFLGSYVDKDRLTTVQFPEERAPRIEASRNFPFLVYDGTAKQEGLRCVSCLICEKECPPKCIFIEKSTDKKPDATGKLQFYPATFNIDISVCMSCQICVEVCPFNAIKMDVDFELSTTDRFSDLLWNKERLAKSNEYYREIHPIEAAAVDAELAEARARVAGAKAVTTSPPAQPSSGSSVEK; the protein is encoded by the coding sequence ATGCTTGGTGCAGGTATTCTGAAGGGTCTGGCGGAGACAGCTCGGAATTTTCTGGGCAGCTATGTCGATAAAGATCGACTAACGACCGTTCAGTTCCCCGAGGAACGCGCGCCACGCATCGAGGCTTCACGCAACTTCCCATTCCTGGTCTACGACGGCACCGCTAAGCAAGAGGGTCTACGTTGCGTCTCTTGCCTGATCTGCGAAAAGGAATGTCCACCCAAGTGCATCTTCATCGAAAAGAGCACGGACAAGAAGCCAGACGCCACTGGCAAACTACAGTTCTACCCCGCCACCTTCAATATCGACATCTCCGTATGTATGAGCTGCCAGATCTGCGTCGAGGTTTGCCCATTCAATGCCATTAAGATGGACGTCGACTTCGAACTAAGCACTACCGATCGTTTCAGCGATCTGCTTTGGAACAAGGAACGACTGGCTAAGTCGAATGAATACTACCGCGAGATCCATCCCATAGAAGCCGCAGCCGTCGATGCGGAATTGGCTGAAGCCCGAGCAAGGGTAGCTGGAGCAAAGGCAGTTACCACGTCCCCTCCAGCACAACCATCAAGCGGGAGTTCTGTAGAGAAATGA
- a CDS encoding NADH-quinone oxidoreductase subunit B, producing MDETLKIELSKQGIFATTLQELYNWGRRSSLWPLNFGLACCAIEMIATTMARYDLARFGAEVFRPSPRQADLMIVAGTITKKMAPQVVRLYNQMPEPKYVISMGACAISGGPFKQGYNVLKGIDRYIPVDIYIPGCPPRPEALIDGFMALQKKIDTQQLTGSNRPRHLNADEPSEFPVPEFGAHDLEPSQNPEIWHAPLVHISLADNDESGTA from the coding sequence ATGGATGAAACGCTAAAGATCGAGCTGAGCAAGCAAGGTATCTTCGCCACCACCCTACAGGAACTCTACAACTGGGGCCGTAGAAGTTCCCTATGGCCACTGAACTTCGGCCTGGCCTGCTGCGCCATCGAGATGATCGCCACCACCATGGCTCGCTATGACTTGGCTAGATTTGGCGCGGAGGTCTTTCGGCCATCTCCTCGCCAGGCAGATCTGATGATCGTCGCCGGCACCATTACCAAAAAAATGGCCCCGCAGGTCGTGCGCCTCTATAACCAAATGCCGGAGCCGAAGTATGTCATTTCCATGGGTGCCTGCGCCATCTCCGGGGGACCGTTCAAGCAGGGCTACAACGTCCTCAAGGGCATCGATCGTTACATCCCCGTCGATATTTATATCCCCGGCTGTCCGCCGCGGCCCGAAGCCCTGATCGACGGTTTCATGGCCTTGCAAAAGAAGATCGACACGCAGCAGCTAACAGGAAGCAACAGACCGCGTCATTTAAACGCCGATGAACCGAGCGAATTTCCCGTGCCGGAATTTGGCGCGCATGATCTTGAGCCGTCACAAAACCCCGAGATATGGCACGCTCCTCTGGTCCATATTTCCCTGGCCGATAACGATGAATCTGGAACTGCTTGA
- the nuoH gene encoding NADH-quinone oxidoreductase subunit NuoH, whose protein sequence is MTPETIDQIFVISKHWLLGYMPTALQPIGSAILSVVPVLVVFPLLFAITTVLERKGLGRIQNRYGPNRVGPYGFWQPIADGIKSLTKEDVVPRTADQVVHFLAPLLLVLAAFLGYAVLPIGKNMVITNLNAGVLFFFAVGSMVELAVFMAGWSSRSKYSLLGAMRAVAQMISYEVPLVLAAIVIIMASGSLSTVAIVNMQATYTGIWPHWFLFTPWGFAGFILFMIAATAESNRAPFDLPEGESEIIAGYYIEYSGFKFALFFLGEYLGMFATSGLAITLFLGGWAAPFSFLTWIPSYIWFFLKLLTLIAVFIWVRGTFPRLRMDQLMGLAWKFMLPMTLLNIFTAGIWHFIPEGILRWLVCSLLIVAPWILLSRGLKQRKKLQVRTYRFAE, encoded by the coding sequence ATGACACCCGAAACGATCGATCAGATCTTCGTGATCTCGAAGCACTGGCTCCTCGGTTATATGCCGACCGCCTTGCAACCGATCGGCTCAGCCATACTCTCTGTCGTGCCTGTTCTTGTAGTCTTTCCACTGCTATTTGCCATCACCACTGTTCTGGAGCGTAAAGGTCTTGGACGAATCCAGAACCGCTACGGTCCGAATCGCGTCGGCCCTTATGGTTTCTGGCAGCCTATAGCAGACGGCATCAAGTCACTCACCAAAGAAGATGTTGTTCCTCGCACCGCAGACCAGGTCGTGCATTTTCTTGCGCCGCTGCTACTGGTCTTAGCGGCCTTTCTAGGCTATGCAGTTCTGCCCATCGGCAAGAATATGGTGATCACTAATCTAAATGCTGGCGTATTGTTTTTCTTCGCTGTCGGCTCTATGGTAGAGCTCGCCGTCTTCATGGCCGGTTGGTCCAGCCGAAGCAAATACTCCCTGCTCGGTGCGATGCGCGCCGTAGCACAGATGATCAGCTACGAGGTGCCACTGGTTCTCGCGGCCATCGTCATCATCATGGCATCTGGTTCGCTCTCCACCGTCGCCATCGTAAACATGCAGGCCACTTACACCGGCATCTGGCCGCACTGGTTCCTCTTTACACCCTGGGGATTCGCCGGGTTTATTCTCTTCATGATTGCGGCGACAGCAGAGTCCAATCGTGCGCCCTTCGACCTCCCCGAAGGCGAGTCCGAGATCATCGCCGGATATTACATCGAATACTCCGGCTTCAAGTTCGCACTCTTCTTCCTCGGCGAATACCTAGGGATGTTCGCAACGAGCGGCTTGGCGATCACACTCTTCCTCGGCGGATGGGCAGCCCCGTTCTCCTTCTTGACTTGGATTCCGTCATACATTTGGTTTTTTCTCAAACTGCTGACGTTGATTGCAGTTTTCATCTGGGTCCGCGGCACGTTTCCGCGCCTGCGTATGGACCAGCTGATGGGTCTAGCCTGGAAGTTCATGTTGCCGATGACATTGCTCAACATCTTTACTGCTGGCATCTGGCACTTCATACCCGAAGGTATCTTGCGATGGCTGGTATGCAGCCTCCTAATCGTGGCCCCATGGATACTGCTCAGCCGCGGCCTCAAGCAGCGAAAGAAGCTTCAAGTTCGGACCTACCGTTTTGCCGAGTAA
- a CDS encoding NADH-quinone oxidoreductase subunit D, translated as MTTNTPLPPTAHLSPKPSINSGGTQLLEVSMGPQHPSTHGVFRMDVVLDGERVIKLKPIFGYLHRNHEKIAEDETYLGSMPYTDRLDYFCSITNNWAYALAVETLAGIQVPERAEYLRVITGELTRLQNHACLIGFLTQDMGASGTPLMYAFREREKILDLFEALTGARMMCNYMRFGGCRVDLPAGWLQQAKEVVEAFPRFLDEYESLLASNEILMSRTQGVGVLSKELAVNAGITGPMLRASGVNYDLRKVDKYGIYDRFTFRVPLGDHGDVYDRYMIRLLEMRESVKILQQAMRDIPDGPIMDAKTKIRGFRPKAGEAYGRIEAPKGELGFYLISDGSPNPYRYRVRPPSLINLTVLEDMCLGQNVADVVIILGSVDIVMGEVDR; from the coding sequence ATGACGACAAACACCCCACTGCCCCCCACCGCGCATTTATCACCAAAACCATCGATCAATAGCGGCGGCACCCAGTTGCTCGAAGTCTCGATGGGCCCGCAGCATCCTTCGACGCACGGCGTTTTTCGCATGGATGTCGTTCTGGACGGTGAACGCGTCATCAAGCTAAAGCCAATCTTTGGGTATCTGCATCGCAATCACGAAAAAATAGCCGAGGACGAAACATACCTCGGCTCCATGCCTTACACGGACCGGCTCGACTACTTCTGCTCCATCACCAATAACTGGGCATACGCACTTGCCGTTGAAACATTGGCCGGAATACAGGTGCCCGAACGCGCCGAGTATCTTCGGGTCATCACGGGCGAGCTGACTCGGCTACAGAACCACGCCTGCCTCATAGGATTTTTGACCCAGGACATGGGTGCCAGCGGAACACCGCTGATGTATGCCTTCCGCGAGCGCGAAAAGATCCTCGACCTCTTCGAGGCACTCACCGGCGCACGCATGATGTGCAATTACATGCGTTTTGGCGGCTGCCGCGTAGACCTGCCAGCAGGCTGGCTCCAGCAGGCCAAAGAAGTCGTCGAAGCGTTCCCCCGCTTTCTCGATGAATACGAGAGCCTGCTTGCGAGCAACGAAATTCTTATGTCACGAACACAGGGCGTTGGCGTGTTGTCGAAAGAGCTAGCCGTTAACGCAGGCATTACAGGACCAATGCTGCGGGCCTCTGGCGTCAACTACGATCTTCGTAAAGTGGATAAATACGGCATCTACGATCGGTTCACCTTTCGGGTCCCGCTCGGCGATCACGGCGACGTCTATGACCGCTACATGATCCGCCTGTTGGAGATGCGTGAGTCGGTCAAGATCCTGCAACAGGCCATGCGGGACATCCCAGACGGCCCTATTATGGATGCGAAGACTAAGATACGCGGATTCCGCCCCAAAGCAGGAGAAGCCTATGGACGGATCGAGGCTCCTAAAGGTGAACTCGGCTTCTATCTCATCAGTGACGGATCGCCGAATCCCTATCGCTATCGCGTGCGACCGCCCAGTTTGATCAATCTTACCGTTCTCGAAGACATGTGCCTCGGCCAGAACGTGGCGGATGTCGTCATCATTTTAGGCAGCGTCGATATCGTAATGGGCGAGGTAGACCGTTAG
- a CDS encoding NADH-quinone oxidoreductase subunit C, with protein MNLELLESEIEANVPGCRLEIIPNPSPSAQHSLLINPEHALTIAEFLRDAAHLRFDYCSNVTGIDWPAPESSGKIKLKEMGDGMEQDVEEEIKIQDAGYLEVVYHLYSMEKKHGPVTLRMRTEDRAERVHLPSLTPVWRSADFQEREIFDLYGVVFDGHPDLRRILMWDEFEDHPMRKDYREPDDYEYEPTAHDEVLRKAKQHHSTIV; from the coding sequence ATGAATCTGGAACTGCTTGAATCCGAGATCGAAGCGAATGTTCCCGGCTGCCGATTGGAAATTATTCCCAATCCCAGCCCATCGGCCCAACATTCCCTACTGATCAATCCTGAACACGCATTGACGATAGCCGAATTTCTGCGCGACGCAGCACATCTCCGTTTCGATTACTGCTCTAACGTCACCGGCATCGATTGGCCTGCACCTGAGAGTTCAGGAAAGATAAAGCTTAAGGAAATGGGAGACGGCATGGAGCAGGATGTCGAAGAGGAGATCAAAATCCAAGATGCCGGATACCTGGAAGTCGTTTACCACCTTTACTCCATGGAGAAAAAACATGGGCCAGTCACTCTCCGCATGCGCACGGAAGATCGCGCCGAACGCGTACACCTCCCGTCACTGACGCCGGTCTGGCGAAGTGCAGATTTTCAGGAGCGCGAGATCTTCGACCTCTATGGAGTTGTCTTCGATGGGCATCCCGACCTGCGACGCATTCTGATGTGGGATGAGTTTGAAGACCATCCCATGCGCAAAGACTACCGCGAACCGGATGATTACGAGTACGAGCCAACGGCGCATGATGAAGTACTTCGAAAAGCGAAGCAGCATCACAGCACAATCGTATGA